A region of Chloracidobacterium sp. DNA encodes the following proteins:
- a CDS encoding S8 family serine peptidase: MFNKLRFKQTFAKLVLLALSIQLVSFSVIGQSFKNARSEEVATEKQIDPIDEAPQSKIAPDLQEKTDDLFSGRIGDRSEKVIIRYKSDSSLNDMSGNDMSDKERVQMFAQEAESNQEIAGILVTDLISLGGGVKESYAKVGMASAVLPLSKIRELSENPNVAYVSPDLPVQSFGNITATTGNDNPGIWDNGDADPNTYLNGSFGTMVVIDSGIDVNHRNSKWSDGNVKVVYSQDFTGEGVTGDPYGHGTHVASMATGDGLANWAYTGPSAGASVISLRVLNGLGIGSTSNLIAALDWTVANKAANNIQVINMSLGTAARDSYTNDPLCLAARRAVNAGIVVVASAGNFGKSLTGEKLYGTIGSPGIEPSVITVGAANTLGTEYRSDDTVATFSSRGPTRGYKTLANGARKYDNLIKPDLVAPGNKIIGSRAYHNGTENLLARTLTMLRTGTSTVNTEKVMYMSGTSMAAPIVAAAAMNLKQVNNKLTPNLVKAILMYSAQPLSGFNSLEQGAGLLNIDGAVRIARLVKTTLPTSNGAALLSKSLPTSQTSSIWGETIYWGKGVITNFGFLHGNDLMTKWQGMYANGVLVGDGTTFSGSTLTRSTTLTQGTNMTLYQGAIKNNGVLVGDGTLWLSSNAMASSPTPIVNSQGVLVSDGVLVGDGVLVGDGVLVGDTFATMAHLAMVGDNTACMLPVR; the protein is encoded by the coding sequence ATGTTCAACAAACTTAGATTCAAACAAACTTTTGCCAAGCTGGTGCTATTAGCATTATCGATCCAGCTGGTTTCTTTTAGTGTCATTGGCCAGTCGTTTAAGAACGCCAGGTCTGAAGAGGTTGCGACCGAGAAACAGATCGACCCGATCGATGAGGCTCCGCAAAGCAAGATCGCTCCGGACCTGCAGGAAAAAACTGACGACCTGTTTTCGGGCCGTATAGGCGACAGATCGGAAAAGGTAATTATCCGATACAAGTCTGACAGCAGTCTAAACGACATGTCGGGTAACGACATGAGCGACAAAGAACGAGTTCAAATGTTTGCTCAGGAAGCCGAAAGCAATCAGGAAATAGCGGGCATTCTTGTTACTGACCTTATTTCGTTGGGCGGGGGAGTTAAGGAATCCTACGCCAAGGTTGGAATGGCAAGTGCTGTGCTTCCGCTGTCGAAGATCCGGGAGCTTTCGGAGAATCCGAACGTCGCTTATGTTTCGCCTGATCTGCCAGTCCAGTCTTTCGGAAATATTACAGCCACAACCGGTAATGACAATCCAGGAATCTGGGATAACGGTGATGCCGATCCGAATACGTATCTCAATGGAAGTTTTGGGACGATGGTGGTGATCGACAGCGGCATCGACGTAAACCACCGCAATTCAAAGTGGAGCGATGGAAATGTGAAGGTCGTTTATAGTCAGGATTTCACCGGCGAAGGCGTAACTGGCGATCCGTATGGACATGGAACCCACGTTGCGTCCATGGCTACCGGCGATGGTCTCGCCAACTGGGCATACACTGGGCCGTCTGCGGGCGCATCGGTAATAAGTCTTCGCGTACTGAACGGCCTTGGTATTGGCTCCACAAGTAATCTTATAGCCGCATTGGATTGGACGGTTGCGAACAAGGCAGCAAACAACATCCAGGTCATCAACATGAGCCTGGGAACAGCCGCAAGGGACAGCTACACCAATGACCCACTCTGTTTAGCAGCACGACGTGCGGTAAACGCCGGTATCGTCGTTGTTGCATCAGCCGGAAATTTTGGCAAGAGCCTGACCGGCGAAAAACTCTACGGTACGATCGGTTCGCCGGGCATTGAGCCTTCGGTTATTACCGTCGGTGCAGCAAATACGCTGGGAACTGAGTATCGCAGTGACGATACGGTTGCTACGTTCAGCTCGCGCGGTCCGACTCGCGGATACAAAACGCTTGCAAACGGTGCAAGAAAGTACGACAACCTAATAAAGCCGGATCTCGTCGCTCCGGGAAACAAAATAATCGGGTCGCGTGCCTATCACAACGGCACGGAAAATCTACTGGCCAGAACATTGACCATGCTCCGAACCGGTACATCGACCGTCAATACTGAGAAGGTAATGTATATGTCGGGAACGTCGATGGCCGCACCGATCGTGGCCGCTGCGGCAATGAACCTAAAGCAAGTCAACAATAAGCTTACACCCAACCTGGTAAAGGCCATATTGATGTACTCGGCACAACCGCTTTCGGGCTTTAACAGTCTCGAACAGGGAGCAGGCCTACTCAACATCGATGGAGCCGTTCGCATAGCCCGGCTGGTTAAGACGACGTTGCCGACATCGAATGGGGCCGCGCTTCTATCGAAGTCACTTCCGACATCTCAGACAAGTTCCATTTGGGGCGAGACGATCTATTGGGGCAAGGGCGTCATCACCAATTTCGGTTTCCTTCACGGCAACGACCTGATGACCAAATGGCAGGGAATGTACGCCAACGGCGTCCTCGTCGGTGATGGAACGACGTTCTCAGGCAGCACCCTTACACGCTCGACAACGCTTACTCAAGGAACAAACATGACCTTGTATCAAGGTGCGATCAAGAACAATGGCGTCCTCGTCGGCGACGGCACACTTTGGCTTAGCTCTAACGCAATGGCTAGCAGCCCGACGCCGATCGTTAATTCGCAAGGCGTCCTGGTCAGTGACGGCGTCCTTGTAGGAGATGGCGTGCTGGTCGGCGATGGCGTATTGGTTGGTGATACATTCGCGACCATGGCACATCTCGCAATGGTCGGTGACAACACCGCATGTATGCTGCCAGTTCGTTAA
- a CDS encoding EAL domain-containing protein, which translates to MNTANRFDASKLFMLFVTAAGLAALVFTLSQVNAGELGESYLIFSMVTLLFASRVHVKIPRVESHISVSNTFVFLAILLYGGEAAIILAAADGLFSSRKVTKNPLTFAYNVAVFTLSTFVTVFVIRLFFGQISDLSGPEFTPKYVGVICLMGLLQYVMNSGLVAIAVALRAKKPIWQMWKDSFLWTSITYFAGASAAGLIDKMIGHFGLFAFLASVPIVTVVYLTYTTYLKNVAAAAKQAELAEKHVEELSHHIAEQERISRALKESEEYFRNAFDNAAGMAVINPDGQWMQVNESLCSMLGYTEEELLVKGFQAITHPGDLGNDLANLYQLLDRKISNYQLEKRYCHKSGNTVWVLQSASVVHDADGQPRHVIFQIQDISDRKKAEESIHHAAFHDALTGLPNRTLFSDRLRMAVERANMSPDYQYAVIFVDLDRFKIVNDSLGHDHGDLLLIDLAQRLSSCLREEDTVARLGGDEFGVLLDGISSLEDATALSDRIQGSLNEPFNLGGHEFVSSASMGIAYSKTGYRSPEDVLRDADTAMYSAKAKGKARYQIFSKSMYAKAVNALSIENELRRSLENGHIVPYYQAVIDLQSGEIAGFEALARWLHPERGLVSPADFVPLAEETGLIVPIGLSILSQSCNQFAIWKKEHRMPDLSLSVNLSGKQFAELNLVESITAVLIESGLMPGSLKLEITETTVMENTLMSIEMIMKLKDIGVKISIDDFGTGYSSLSYLHRIPFDVLKVDQSFVSRMLMDKESRAIVKTIITLASELEKSVIAEGIEENGQQAMLAKLGCQYGQGYLFSKPVDATSAGQLLAGGSPWSEIQTSVFHDHLADVTMIKTGLEM; encoded by the coding sequence ATGAATACAGCCAACAGGTTTGATGCCTCAAAGCTATTTATGCTTTTTGTGACGGCCGCAGGTCTAGCGGCCCTTGTATTCACTCTGTCTCAAGTGAATGCCGGCGAGTTGGGCGAAAGCTATTTGATATTCTCAATGGTCACGCTGCTATTTGCGTCACGTGTTCACGTAAAAATACCTCGCGTTGAGAGTCACATTTCCGTTTCGAATACGTTTGTTTTTCTTGCCATACTTCTCTACGGAGGAGAGGCCGCGATCATTTTGGCTGCGGCTGATGGATTGTTTTCTTCGCGCAAAGTAACAAAGAATCCGTTAACATTTGCCTATAATGTTGCGGTCTTTACCTTGTCAACATTTGTCACTGTTTTCGTGATACGTCTGTTCTTCGGGCAGATCAGCGATCTAAGCGGTCCTGAGTTTACGCCGAAATATGTTGGTGTAATTTGTCTAATGGGACTGCTGCAATATGTGATGAATTCAGGGTTAGTTGCCATTGCGGTCGCTCTGAGAGCAAAAAAACCGATATGGCAGATGTGGAAAGACAGCTTTCTCTGGACATCGATCACCTACTTTGCCGGAGCATCGGCTGCCGGTTTGATTGACAAGATGATCGGTCATTTTGGCCTCTTTGCGTTTTTGGCATCTGTGCCGATAGTGACGGTTGTTTATCTTACATATACTACCTACCTGAAAAATGTCGCGGCGGCCGCTAAGCAGGCCGAGCTAGCCGAAAAACATGTAGAAGAACTGTCCCATCACATAGCCGAACAAGAACGCATAAGCCGTGCTTTGAAGGAAAGCGAAGAGTATTTTCGCAATGCGTTCGACAATGCCGCCGGAATGGCCGTTATCAATCCCGATGGACAATGGATGCAGGTTAACGAATCTCTCTGCTCGATGCTCGGTTACACTGAGGAAGAACTGCTCGTTAAGGGATTTCAGGCGATAACCCATCCGGGCGATCTGGGGAACGATCTTGCAAATCTATATCAGTTGTTAGATAGAAAAATATCTAATTATCAACTCGAAAAACGCTACTGTCACAAGAGCGGTAACACCGTCTGGGTTCTCCAGAGTGCGTCTGTAGTTCATGATGCCGACGGGCAACCGCGTCATGTGATTTTTCAGATTCAGGATATTTCGGATAGAAAGAAAGCCGAAGAATCCATTCATCACGCCGCATTTCACGACGCTCTGACGGGGTTACCAAACAGGACTTTGTTTTCGGACCGCTTGAGAATGGCGGTGGAAAGAGCCAATATGTCGCCGGATTATCAGTATGCGGTCATCTTTGTTGACCTCGACCGGTTCAAGATCGTTAACGACAGTCTGGGCCATGACCATGGCGATCTACTTCTCATCGATCTTGCCCAGCGACTGTCGTCCTGCCTGCGCGAAGAAGACACCGTAGCACGCTTGGGCGGCGACGAGTTCGGAGTGCTTTTGGATGGAATAAGCTCACTTGAAGATGCAACAGCGCTCTCCGACCGCATTCAAGGCTCCCTGAATGAGCCTTTCAATCTTGGGGGGCATGAGTTTGTCTCGTCGGCATCAATGGGAATTGCCTATTCCAAAACAGGTTACCGAAGTCCCGAGGATGTATTGCGCGATGCCGATACGGCGATGTACAGCGCAAAAGCGAAAGGAAAAGCGCGATATCAGATATTTAGTAAGTCAATGTACGCGAAGGCGGTTAACGCTCTTTCTATCGAAAACGAGCTGAGACGTTCGCTAGAGAATGGGCATATCGTGCCCTACTACCAAGCTGTAATCGATCTTCAGTCTGGGGAAATCGCCGGATTTGAGGCTCTTGCGCGTTGGCTTCACCCGGAAAGAGGGTTGGTGTCGCCCGCGGATTTTGTTCCGCTTGCGGAAGAGACGGGGTTGATCGTCCCCATAGGACTCTCGATCCTTAGCCAGTCTTGCAATCAGTTTGCGATCTGGAAGAAGGAACATCGCATGCCAGACCTTTCGCTGAGCGTTAACTTGTCTGGTAAACAATTCGCCGAATTGAATTTAGTCGAATCGATCACGGCCGTTTTGATCGAATCCGGGCTGATGCCGGGATCGCTGAAATTGGAGATCACCGAGACCACTGTCATGGAAAATACTCTGATGTCTATTGAGATGATAATGAAATTAAAGGATATCGGCGTCAAGATATCGATAGACGATTTCGGAACGGGTTATTCCTCGCTCAGCTATCTTCACAGAATTCCATTTGACGTTCTAAAGGTTGACCAGTCTTTTGTAAGCCGCATGTTGATGGACAAGGAGAGCCGAGCGATCGTCAAGACAATAATCACGCTTGCTTCCGAACTGGAGAAATCGGTGATTGCGGAAGGTATTGAAGAAAATGGCCAGCAGGCTATGTTGGCCAAGTTGGGTTGCCAATATGGCCAAGGGTATTTGTTTTCGAAACCGGTTGATGCGACGTCTGCCGGACAATTACTGGCCGGCGGCTCGCCGTGGTCAGAGATTCAGACCAGCGTTTTTCACGATCACCTTGCAGACGTAACGATGATCAAAACCGGCCTAGAAATGTGA